A stretch of the Streptomyces venezuelae genome encodes the following:
- a CDS encoding SSI family serine proteinase inhibitor has translation MRLVALATGSALAAMAAGGPLPPLPLGGLLTPPPDRLTVTVEHNGPSRAANGTYTLECDPVGGTHPEAKRACARLDRFHQAGKNPFSAVSADQICTAEYGGRAVARITGTWHGREVDAAFHRKNGCEIKRWHDLEPVLPSPRS, from the coding sequence ATGCGTCTCGTTGCCCTCGCCACCGGCTCCGCCCTCGCGGCCATGGCCGCCGGCGGCCCCCTGCCGCCCCTCCCCCTCGGCGGGCTCCTGACACCACCGCCGGACCGGCTCACCGTCACCGTGGAGCACAACGGCCCCTCCCGTGCCGCCAACGGCACGTACACCCTGGAGTGTGACCCGGTGGGCGGCACCCACCCGGAGGCCAAACGGGCGTGCGCCCGGCTCGACCGCTTCCACCAGGCCGGGAAGAACCCGTTCTCGGCCGTCTCCGCGGACCAGATCTGCACCGCGGAGTACGGCGGACGCGCCGTCGCCCGGATCACCGGTACCTGGCACGGACGCGAGGTCGATGCCGCCTTCCACCGGAAGAACGGTTGCGAGATCAAGCGCTGGCATGACTTGGAACCTGTCCTTCCGAGTCCGCGTTCCTGA
- a CDS encoding PAS domain-containing protein: MSSRPSRGAARLAAILDALPDALLLVNANGTVVNANSIALEVMESPGTGLVGRGLLDLLPEFDSKLIPGSMRRPGDEDGLRTKPTRMTARRTDGSEFPVEVTSASLDGRDAYREPHHSYTGDELLMLVVRDLSGTVDTEAELARSQRQTEMILRAAAEGVVGTDTDGRVVLVNPAAAQILGYRATDLGNRELHGLIQHSRADGSPFPFEESPLADTLRSGRKHRVRGQVLWNKAGQPVAVDLTTSPVRDGEQLVGAVMTFTDRRPYDALAARHAQLLAVLGDALRGPLEELRGELATLAADDAGQLWPEANQLLHHLAAGYSRMTTLVDNVLGYQRLDSGSEKLAKETVLIDGVVTAGVDAAVELIGPGRAQFAVHAPTIEAEIDPERIAIALAHLIADVAGVDATGKTPAGSGYTDSTIVVAVAQRGEVVRIEVRGPYEGGNPVHEPIVRGIVTAHGGVLQTVEVPGAPGGAYVLELPLGAGAGTVTRPDPEPEAEPDREAGAGPGATAKGPREPRTPGSQSEQGSGRRGRRGVDAFLDEEEPSPAPESGGGALALPSGRRRAAGAVVPSPAEPAGPELAQSPVDPAGLGTGRRRGRDGDGRALPALPPAEAPAGRRRALGPAQPALGPVPGTDFPAGTSAPGSGTSAAGGVAAGASARPGDAPAPGPEASGLVPLPSSGFTVGPAPASAPLPDLTTPAAPAAPAAPTTPPAGPVAAGAATPGGRRGRRVLGSPEAEDSHQAAAENTGPGDHTPAQAHQPTGRRRALPGTGPAPAGGPVPAAGPAAVPVPAPAAGPGTGTGPGAAWPVPAARTAPEDDSAAPVPVPAARRPKDPAQPISVRTLGQGISVDPGAAAGAGPATAPGAEAEATAGTAGGSGRRRRLAEPAPQGRAFAIGAPEAGAAEGPEPLDGPGGAVEVVNRPVPQPVDDELPPEPLDNPRRLLVWPAPDVATTQALSDRGYRPVIVHSREEVDAQIAAFPAALFVDPLTGPITRTALQSLRQAAVAAEVPVLVTAGLGHATREAAYGADPAVLLKALAPRDSEQHPSRVLLIEEKDPIAGALTAALERRGMQVGRAGADTDAVELATRMQPNLVVMDLMQVRRRRAGIVDWLRANGQLNRTPLVVYTTSGIDEAELPRLASGESVLFLAERSTTAEVQGRIVDLLAKIGTN, from the coding sequence GTGAGCAGCAGGCCATCCCGAGGCGCTGCTCGCCTCGCAGCAATACTCGACGCTCTGCCGGACGCGCTGCTGCTCGTCAACGCGAACGGCACCGTCGTCAACGCGAATTCGATCGCGCTCGAGGTCATGGAGAGCCCCGGAACCGGGCTCGTCGGCCGCGGGCTGCTCGACCTGCTGCCCGAGTTCGACTCCAAGCTGATCCCCGGCTCCATGCGCCGCCCCGGCGACGAAGACGGCCTGCGCACCAAACCCACCCGTATGACGGCACGCCGGACCGACGGCAGCGAATTCCCCGTCGAGGTGACCAGCGCGAGTCTGGACGGCCGGGACGCCTACCGGGAGCCGCACCACTCCTACACCGGTGACGAGCTGCTGATGCTCGTCGTCCGTGACCTCTCCGGCACCGTCGACACCGAGGCGGAGCTGGCCCGCTCGCAGCGGCAGACCGAGATGATCCTGCGGGCCGCCGCCGAAGGCGTGGTGGGCACCGACACCGACGGCCGGGTGGTCCTGGTCAACCCGGCCGCCGCACAGATCCTCGGTTACCGGGCCACGGACCTCGGCAACCGCGAGCTGCACGGCCTGATCCAGCACTCCCGGGCGGACGGCTCCCCGTTCCCCTTCGAGGAATCCCCGCTCGCCGACACCCTGCGCAGCGGGCGCAAGCACCGCGTGCGCGGGCAGGTGCTGTGGAACAAGGCCGGCCAGCCGGTCGCCGTGGACCTCACCACCTCGCCGGTCCGGGACGGTGAACAGCTGGTCGGAGCGGTGATGACGTTCACCGACCGGCGGCCGTACGACGCGCTGGCCGCGCGACACGCCCAGCTGCTGGCGGTACTCGGCGACGCCCTGCGCGGGCCGCTGGAGGAGCTGCGCGGCGAACTGGCGACCCTGGCGGCGGACGACGCGGGCCAGCTGTGGCCGGAGGCGAACCAGCTGCTGCACCACCTGGCCGCGGGCTACTCGCGGATGACCACGCTGGTCGACAACGTACTCGGCTACCAGCGGCTGGACTCGGGCAGCGAGAAGCTCGCCAAGGAGACGGTGCTGATCGACGGGGTCGTCACGGCCGGCGTCGACGCCGCGGTCGAGCTGATCGGCCCGGGGCGCGCCCAGTTCGCGGTGCACGCGCCGACCATCGAGGCGGAGATCGACCCGGAGCGGATCGCCATCGCGCTCGCCCACCTGATCGCCGATGTGGCCGGGGTCGACGCCACCGGCAAGACCCCGGCGGGCAGCGGCTACACGGACTCGACGATCGTGGTGGCGGTGGCGCAGCGCGGCGAGGTCGTACGGATCGAGGTACGCGGGCCGTACGAGGGCGGGAATCCGGTGCACGAGCCGATCGTGCGGGGCATCGTGACCGCGCACGGCGGGGTGCTGCAGACCGTCGAGGTGCCGGGTGCGCCGGGCGGTGCGTACGTCCTGGAGCTGCCGCTGGGCGCGGGGGCCGGGACGGTCACCCGGCCCGACCCGGAACCCGAGGCGGAGCCCGACCGGGAAGCCGGGGCGGGACCGGGGGCCACGGCCAAGGGGCCCCGGGAGCCGCGGACACCCGGATCGCAGTCGGAGCAGGGCTCCGGCCGGCGCGGCCGGCGCGGGGTCGACGCCTTCCTGGACGAAGAGGAACCGAGCCCGGCCCCGGAGTCCGGCGGGGGTGCGCTCGCACTGCCCTCGGGGCGGCGGCGGGCAGCCGGAGCAGTGGTGCCGTCCCCGGCCGAACCCGCCGGGCCGGAGCTCGCGCAGTCCCCGGTGGACCCCGCCGGGCTGGGCACCGGACGGCGACGCGGCCGTGACGGTGACGGCCGGGCCTTGCCCGCGCTGCCGCCCGCCGAGGCCCCGGCCGGACGGCGCCGGGCGCTGGGCCCGGCCCAGCCCGCTCTCGGCCCGGTCCCGGGCACCGATTTCCCGGCGGGCACCTCTGCTCCGGGCTCCGGTACCTCCGCCGCCGGCGGCGTCGCAGCAGGCGCATCGGCCCGTCCCGGCGATGCCCCGGCCCCCGGCCCGGAAGCATCCGGCCTGGTGCCCCTGCCCAGCAGCGGCTTCACCGTGGGCCCTGCTCCCGCGTCCGCTCCGCTCCCCGACCTCACGACGCCCGCCGCCCCCGCTGCTCCCGCGGCCCCCACGACACCCCCGGCCGGCCCGGTGGCCGCCGGAGCCGCCACGCCCGGCGGGCGGCGTGGCCGCCGGGTACTCGGGAGCCCTGAGGCGGAGGACTCCCACCAGGCCGCCGCCGAGAACACCGGGCCCGGCGATCACACTCCCGCCCAGGCCCACCAGCCCACCGGCCGGCGGCGCGCCCTGCCCGGTACGGGGCCCGCTCCGGCCGGCGGGCCGGTCCCGGCAGCGGGGCCTGCTGCCGTCCCGGTGCCGGCTCCTGCCGCCGGACCCGGCACCGGTACCGGTCCTGGCGCCGCCTGGCCGGTCCCGGCTGCCCGGACTGCTCCGGAGGACGACTCCGCCGCGCCCGTCCCGGTACCGGCGGCCCGCCGGCCGAAGGACCCGGCGCAGCCCATCAGCGTCCGGACCCTCGGCCAGGGCATCAGCGTGGACCCCGGTGCCGCGGCCGGAGCGGGCCCGGCCACCGCACCCGGGGCGGAGGCGGAGGCCACCGCAGGGACCGCCGGCGGATCGGGGCGGCGGCGCAGGCTCGCCGAGCCCGCGCCGCAGGGCCGCGCCTTCGCCATAGGGGCCCCCGAAGCCGGTGCAGCCGAGGGTCCGGAACCGCTGGACGGCCCCGGCGGGGCCGTCGAAGTGGTCAACCGGCCCGTGCCGCAGCCCGTGGACGACGAGCTGCCCCCGGAGCCTTTGGACAATCCGCGCCGGCTCCTGGTGTGGCCCGCCCCGGACGTCGCGACCACCCAGGCACTCAGCGACCGCGGCTACCGGCCGGTGATCGTGCACTCCCGCGAGGAAGTCGACGCGCAGATCGCCGCCTTCCCCGCCGCCCTGTTCGTCGACCCGCTCACCGGGCCGATCACCCGCACCGCCCTGCAGTCACTGCGCCAGGCCGCGGTGGCCGCCGAGGTGCCCGTCCTGGTGACGGCCGGGCTGGGTCACGCCACGCGCGAGGCGGCGTACGGCGCGGATCCGGCCGTACTCCTGAAGGCACTCGCACCGCGCGACAGCGAGCAGCACCCCTCGCGGGTCCTGCTCATCGAGGAGAAGGACCCGATCGCCGGTGCCCTCACCGCCGCCCTGGAACGGCGCGGCATGCAGGTGGGCCGGGCCGGTGCCGACACCGACGCGGTGGAACTGGCGACCCGGATGCAGCCGAACCTCGTGGTCATGGACCTGATGCAGGTCCGGCGGCGGCGAGCCGGCATCGTGGACTGGCTGCGCGCCAACGGGCAGTTGAACCGCACCCCGCTGGTCGTCTACACGACCAGCGGCATCGACGAGGCCGAACTGCCCCGGCTCGCCTCCGGCGAGAGCGTGCTCTTCCTCGCCGAGCGGTCCACCACCGCGGAGGTGCAGGGCCGCATCGTGGACCTGCTGGCGAAGATCGGTACGAATTAG
- a CDS encoding antibiotic biosynthesis monooxygenase, producing the protein MATIEHTEKPVPADNGEVTLLIARQVEEGHEEAFERWARGILETAAGFPDHLGYGLFRPAAEGAPWFLVHRFRDHAAFQRWQDSPERAQWFANCQGHHHTEIARRELHGMETWFAKPGTTRPAPPRWKMAISSGLAIFPISLAGNALLGPYLVDLHLVLRTAAFAGVFSTLMTYVAMPAVSRLLRGWLSPAS; encoded by the coding sequence ATGGCCACCATCGAGCACACCGAGAAGCCCGTACCCGCCGACAACGGCGAGGTGACCCTCCTCATCGCCCGGCAGGTGGAGGAGGGTCACGAGGAAGCCTTCGAGAGGTGGGCCCGGGGAATCCTGGAAACGGCAGCCGGCTTCCCGGACCACCTGGGGTACGGGCTGTTCCGGCCGGCGGCCGAGGGCGCGCCCTGGTTCCTGGTGCACCGGTTCCGGGACCACGCGGCGTTCCAGCGCTGGCAGGACTCTCCCGAGCGGGCGCAGTGGTTCGCCAACTGCCAGGGCCACCACCACACCGAGATAGCCCGGCGGGAACTGCACGGTATGGAGACCTGGTTCGCCAAGCCGGGCACGACCCGGCCCGCGCCCCCGCGGTGGAAGATGGCGATCAGCTCGGGGCTGGCCATCTTCCCGATCTCGCTGGCGGGGAACGCACTGCTCGGGCCGTACCTGGTGGATCTGCATCTGGTCCTGCGGACCGCGGCCTTCGCCGGGGTCTTCAGCACGCTGATGACCTATGTGGCGATGCCCGCGGTCAGCAGGCTGCTGCGGGGCTGGCTCAGCCCAGCGTCGTGA